The following coding sequences are from one Humulus lupulus chromosome X, drHumLupu1.1, whole genome shotgun sequence window:
- the LOC133803736 gene encoding probable methyltransferase At1g29790: MGSVSLKIGDGTARFKRATLCSSAVNILMLLSVVTTNLFALYAFTYSPKDNQTNHLLPHAHHKNISLISEEVSLIMREIDSSQKKLAQMEKELLGYDTIDLSRPNIANELKLFLQHHQLPLGKDSRTGITEMVASVGHTCEKSTDLLSQYMSYKVAGPCPDDWSLAQKLILRGCEPLPRRRCFAKSISKVGLSPFPFSLWKPVSDKIVTWSGLGCKNFNCLNSKKLSRECSGCFDLVNSSENQKFVKTKSKNDFLIDDVLALGYGGIRIGFDIGGGSGSFAARMAEKNVTVITNTLNIDAPFSEFIAARGIFPLYLSLDHRFPFNDNVFDLVHAGSGLDVGGKPEKLDFIMFDLDRIMRPGGLFWLDNFYCANDEKKKALTRLIEKFGYKKLKWVVAEKVDGSGSGKSEVYLSAVFQKPPRV, translated from the coding sequence ATGGGCTCTGTTTCTTTGAAAATTGGAGATGGAACGGCCAGATTCAAGAGAGCTACGCTTTGTTCTTCAGCGGTTAACATTCTTATGCTTCTCTCCGTCGTTACCACAAATCTCTTTGCTCTCTACGCCTTTACTTACTCCCCAAAAGACAACCAAACCAACCATCTTCTTCCCCATGCTCACCACAAGAACATTTCTCTCATATCGGAGGAAGTTTCTCTGATTATGAGAGAGATCGATTCCTCGCAAAAGAAGTTGGCCCAGATGGAGAAAGAGCTTCTCGGCTACGACACCATCGATCTCTCCAGACCCAACATTGCCAACGAGCTTAAGCTCTTCCTCCAGCACCACCAGCTTCCTCTTGGCAAAGATTCAAGAACTGGGATCACTGAAATGGTGGCTTCTGTTGGCCATACCTGTGAGAAATCTACTGACTTGCTGTCTCAGTACATGAGTTACAAGGTCGCTGGTCCTTGTCCAGACGATTGGAGCCTTGCCCAGAAGTTAATTTTGCGTGGATGTGAACCTTTACCTAGAAGGAGATGCTTTGCCAAGTCAATTTCTAAGGTGGGTCTCAGTCCttttcccttttccctttggAAACCTGTCTCTGACAAGATTGTAACTTGGAGTGGTCTTGGCTGTAAGAATTTTAATTGTTTGAACAGCAAAAAGTTAAGTAGAGAATGTTCTGGTTGCTTTGATTTAGTCAATAGTTCtgagaatcagaagtttgttaaGACTAAAAGTAAGAATGATTTTCTCATTGACGATGTTTTAGCCTTGGGATATGGAGGAATCAGAATAGGCTTCGATATTGGAGGTGGGTCTGGTTCCTTTGCCGCTAGGATGGCAGAGAAGAATGTGACTGTGATCACTAACACTTTGAATATCGATGCCCCATTTAGTGAATTCATTGCTGCAAGAGGGATTTTTCCATTGTACCTGAGTTTGGATCACAGGTTCCCTTTCAACGACAACGTGTTTGACTTAGTCCACGCCGGGAGTGGATTGGATGTTGGGGGCAAACCAGAAAAGTTGGATTTCATAATGTTTGACCTGGACCGGATTATGAGACCTGGGGGTTTGTTTTGGTTAGATAACTTTTACTGTGCTAATGATGAAAAGAAAAAAGCTTTGACCAGGCTGATTGAGAAGTTTGGATACAAGAAGCTGAAATGGGTGGTTGCAGAGAAGGTAGATGGATCAGGCTCGGGGAAATCTGAGGTCTATTTGTCTGCTGTTTTTCAAAAGCCTCCTAGAGTATGa
- the LOC133803735 gene encoding auxin response factor 5 — protein MEFGDMEEPINKMSSVEEKIKNGVLVAGASTNLLEEMKLLKEMQDQNGSRKSISSELWHACAGPLVSLPQVGSLVYYFPQGHSEQVAVSTKRLATSQIPNYPNLPSQLLCQVQNVTLHADRETDEIYAQMSLQPVNSEKDVFPVPDFGLKPSKHPSEFFCKTLTASDTSTHGGFSVPRRAAEKLFPPLDYTMQPPNQELVVRDLHENTWTFRHIYRGQPKRHLLTTGWSLFVGAKRLRAGDSVLFIRDEKSQLMVGIRRANRQQSTLPSSVLSADSMHIGVLAAAAHAAANRSPFTIFYNPRACPAEFVIPLTRFRKAVYATQLSVGMRFGMMFETEESGKRRYMGTIVGISELDPLRWPGSKWRNLQVEWDEPGCCDKQNRVSSWDIETPESLFIFPSLTSGLKRPFHSGFLDTDWGNMIKRPFNRGPENGNGDLLPYGISNLYSEQLIKMLLKPQLVNYPGTLSSLQQESAMAIADPMRDVKLMQTTLNQKDQVICSEGSSLQQNEMNPPQSTLDQSGVSNMNSSPNGNLHKNFNTAAKLDNQKVGRVINTEKTKVETELSTDQLSQLTSSTVHSSEEKLATGLVSSQSLVSQLTHFNQNQGPVQLQANQWGMQPQLDSLIYLSQQTDLNPSDMNNTNVSLPSLDPDECMYYSSCHPYSAGILRSPGSLPGFGFQDSSAFSEAHNLPLPSMGQDVWDNNNLKVQAEHLTSFAHQEPCNFSSLTNSSNIKDLSDESNNQSGIYGCPNIDGSNGVSLAVDPSASSTILDEFSTLKNVDFQNPSDCLVGNFSTSQDVQSQITTASLGDSQAFSRQDIQDNSGGTSSSNVDLDECSLLQNNNSWQQVVPPVRTYTKVQKTGSVGRSIDVSSFKNYDELCSAIECMFGLEGLLNDPRGSRWKLVYVDYENDVLLVGDDPWEEFVGCVRCIRILSPSEVQQMSEEGMKLLNSAAMQGINAPVTEVGRA, from the exons GTGGCAGTTTCGACTAAAAGATTGGCAACGTCACAAATTCCAAACTATCCAAATCTCCCTTCTCAGTTGCTATGCCAAGTTCAGAATGTCACGCTACAT GCAGACAGAGAAACAGATGAGATCTATGCTCAAATGAGTCTTCAACCAGTGAACTCC GAAAAGGATGTGTTCCCGGTTCCAGATTTTGGACTGAAGCCCAGTAAACATCCAAGTGAGTTTTTCTGCAAAACTTTAACTGCAAGTGATACAAGCACCCATGGTGGATTCTCAGTTCCGCGAAGGGCTGCAGAGAAACTCTTCCCTCCGTTG GATTATACAATGCAACCACCAAATCAAGAACTTGTAGTGCGAGACTTACACGAGAACACCTGGACATTTCGCCATATATACCGAG GTCAGCCAAAGCGGCACCTTCTCACAACGGGATGGAGTTTGTTCGTTGGGGCAAAGAGGCTTAGAGCAGGGGACTCTGTTTTGTTTATCAG GGATGAAAAATCACAATTAATGGTCGGGATTAGGAGAGCAAATCGTCAGCAGTCGACACTGCCATCGTCGGTTTTATCTGCTGATAGCATGCACATTGGTGTCCTTGCTGCCGCCGCTCATGCTGCTGCTAACCGCAGCCCTTTTACCATATTCTACAATCCCAG GGCGTGTCCTGCCGAGTTTGTGATCCCCTTGACAAGATTCAGGAAAGCTGTATATGCTACACAGCTCTCTGTTGGCATGAGGTTTGGTATGATGTTTGAGACAGAGGAGTCGGGTAAGCGCAG ATACATGGGAACTATAGTTGGCATTAGTGAGCTGGATCCACTGAGGTGGCCTGGCTCCAAATGGAGAAATCTTCAG GTAGAGTGGGATGAGCCAGGGTGCTGTGATAAACAGAACAGGGTTAGCTCTTGGGACATTGAGACTCCAGAGAGtctctttatttttccttctctGACTTCAGGTCTTAAGCGACCATTTCATTCTGGATTTTTGG ACACTGACTGGGGAAATATGATAAAAAGACCTTTTAACCGGGGTCCTGAAAATGGGAATGGCGATCTTCTTCCATACGGGATTTCGAATCTATATTCGGAACAACTGATCAAGATGCTACTTAAACCGCAACTTGTTAACTACCCGGGAACTTTATCTTCTTTACAACAAGAATCAGCAATGGCCATAGCAGATCCAATGCGAGATGTGAAGCTCATGCAGACAACTCTCAATCAAAAAGATCAGGTTATTTGTTCAGAAGGTTCATCTCTTCAACAAAATGAAATGAACCCTCCTCAATCAACCCTGGACCAATCTGGTGTCTCAAACATGAATTCATCTCCTAATGGAAATCTACATAAAAACTTCAATACTGCAGCCAAACTTGATAACCAGAAAGTTGGGAGAGTTATAAATACTGAAAAGACAAAGGTAGAAACTGAGTTATCTACAGATCAGTTAAGCCAGTTGACTTCATCAACTGTTCATAGCAGCGAGGAGAAATTGGCTACTGGGCTGGTTAGTTCACAGAGCCTGGTTAGCCAGTTGACTCACTTCAACCAGAATCAGGGCCCAGTCCAACTGCAAGCTAATCAGTGGGGCATGCAGCCACAGTTGGATTCATTGATCTATCTCTCCCAACAAACTGACCTAAACCCATCTGACATGAACAACACAAATGTTTCACTACCGTCCCTAGACCCTGATGAATGTATGTATTACTCTTCCTGCCACCCTTACTCTGCTGGGATTCTTAGGTCTCCTGGGTCTTTACCTGGTTTTGGTTTCCAAGACTCTTCGGCTTTTTCTGAAGCACATAATCTTCCTCTACCTTCAATGGGGCAAGATGTGTGGGATAATAATAACCTAAAAGTTCAAGCAGAGCATCTCACTTCATTCGCTCATCAAGAACCATGCAATTTTAGTTCTCTAACTAACTCGAGCAATATAAAAGACTTGTCAGATGAGAGCAACAACCAAAGTGGGATCTATGGTTGTCCAAATATTGATGGCAGTAACGGTGTAAGTCTAGCGGTCGACCCTTCTGCTTCAAGCACAATTTTGGATGAGTTTTCTACATTGAAGAATGTTGATTTTCAGAACCCCTCAGACTGTTTAGTAGGGAACTTCAGCACAAGCCAAGATGTTCAGTCTCAGATAACTACAGCGAGCCTAGGAGACTCTCAGGCTTTCTCCCGTCAAGACATCCAAGATAACTCTGGTGGGACATCATCAAGCAATGTTGATCTTGATGAGTGCAGCCTTTTGCAGAATAACAATTCTTGGCAACAAGTAGTTCCACCAGTGCGAACTTATACGAAG GTCCAGAAGACGGGATCCGTTGGGAGGTCTATTGATGTGTCGAGTTTTAAGAACTATGACGAACTATGCTCTGCAATTGAATGCATGTTTGGACTTGAAGGGCTGCTTAATGATCCAAGAGGCTCAAGATGGAAATTAGTTTATGTGGATTATGAAAACGACGTCCTGCTTGTTGGTGATGACCCTTGGGA GGAATTTGTCGGCTGTGTTCGCTGCATTCGTATTCTTTCACCTTCTGAAGTTCAGCAGATGAGTGAGGAGGGAATGAAGCTTCTCAACAGTGCTGCAATGCAAGGAATTAACGCCCCCGTTACGGAAGTTGGCCGTGCCTGA